GGTCGTCACCGCCGCCGCCCTTCAAGACGTCGGGAATCGGATCCGAGGCGACGTATCCGTAGCCGTCCAGCCTGTCGTTGCCGGGTCCACCGCTGAGCTTGCTGTCGCCAAGCAGCAAGTCCCTGCCGCGGCCACCGAGCAGCACGTTGTCGTCGCCGCGGCGACCGTCGAGGAAATCCCTGCCACCCTCGCCCGCGATCTTGTCGCCCTGGTCGCCTCCATGCAGCTCGTCGTTGCCGGACCCGCCGCAGATGAAGTCATCGCCTTCGTGGGAATCCACCACATCGTTGCCACCTCCAGAGGCGATCACGTCGGTCCCGGGCGTCCCGTCCAGGTGGTTGTTGCCCGGTCCGCCGGTGATGGTGGGCGTGTGCCCGAAACACTTGTTGGCGGCATCGCTCGACCCTGGCGCGGCGAGCATGGCGAGCAGGGCCACGGTGGCCACTACACCGCACAGACGCGCCCACCGAAGCAATCTCGCGCTCTCGCTGGCCATGGTCAAGCCTCGCAGTTGACCACGGCGCCGGCGCCGCCCCCCTGGTCGCAGGTGTCGAAGTCGGGGCCGCCGTCGAGGTTGTCGTCGCCGGGACCGCCGTGCAGCTCGTCGTCGCCGGCCTCGCCGAAAATCCGATCCCGGTGAGCCAGTCCCCTCAGTTTGTCGGCGTCCGCACCGCCACGGATCACGTCGCGGCCGCGCCCGCTGTCGTCGCCCGCGATGTGGTCGCGTCCGGATCCTCCCTTGAGGACGTCTTGGTGAGAATCGTTCACGTAGCCGGTGCCGTTGATCCGGTCGTTGCCCCCGCCGCCGACCGATCTCTCCCCGCCGATCATACGGTCTCTGCCCCGCCCGCCGATCAGCACGTCACCGAGCTCGCCGCGGCGCCCGTCGAGGAAGTCTCTGCCGGTACCTCCGATGATCTTGTCGCCGCCGTTGTAGCCGTGGAGCTCGTCGGATCCGTTCCCGCCATCGAGGAAGTCGTCGCCCCTGCCGGTGTCGATCGTGTCGTCGTCGCCCTCACCGCAGACGTAGTCGACCCCGTCGCCGGCGGCGACGGTGTCGTTGCCCCCGCCCGCGACGATCACATCGCTGCCCGCGGTGCCCTGGATGGTGTCGTTTCCGGAGCCGCGAACGATCGTCGCCGCGCGGCCGAAGCAGGTTTGGGCCCCGGCGGCGGTCTCGCTGCTCCCCCAGACGGCGAGCATCGCGTAGAGCGCCGCCGCGCACACCACGATGCGACCCGCCGCCTGGCGACTTTGTGGCGCTATGCGCCACATAGGCGCCAACCCGCCGAGTTTCACGGGCAGGCCCGCAGCGTCCCGGTCCCCGGTCCCTGATCGCAGACGTCGGTTCCCGAGCCGCCGTTGATGTTGTCGTTTCCGTTCTCGCCGTAGAGCTTGTCGTTGTCGCTGCCACCGCCGAGCCGGTCGTTGCCGTTTCCTGCCCGGATCGTGTCGTTCTTGTGACCGCCCTTGAGCTGTTCGCCGTTGGGGCCGCCGGCGATCCTGTCCCGACCGCCACCGCCGTCAGTAGCGTCCGGGCTGATC
This genomic interval from Solirubrobacterales bacterium contains the following:
- a CDS encoding calcium-binding protein, with translation MASESARLLRWARLCGVVATVALLAMLAAPGSSDAANKCFGHTPTITGGPGNNHLDGTPGTDVIASGGGNDVVDSHEGDDFICGGSGNDELHGGDQGDKIAGEGGRDFLDGRRGDDNVLLGGRGRDLLLGDSKLSGGPGNDRLDGYGYVASDPIPDVLKGGGGDDRITGDDNRDKLKGGAGSDRVHGGGGPDDLFGNADADFLFGEGGNDDINGGTGSDTCDQGPGTGTLLSCP
- a CDS encoding calcium-binding protein translates to MCAAALYAMLAVWGSSETAAGAQTCFGRAATIVRGSGNDTIQGTAGSDVIVAGGGNDTVAAGDGVDYVCGEGDDDTIDTGRGDDFLDGGNGSDELHGYNGGDKIIGGTGRDFLDGRRGELGDVLIGGRGRDRMIGGERSVGGGGNDRINGTGYVNDSHQDVLKGGSGRDHIAGDDSGRGRDVIRGGADADKLRGLAHRDRIFGEAGDDELHGGPGDDNLDGGPDFDTCDQGGGAGAVVNCEA